The Lathyrus oleraceus cultivar Zhongwan6 chromosome 5, CAAS_Psat_ZW6_1.0, whole genome shotgun sequence genome includes the window tatgtagtatttGTCGTCAATACAGACacaataagaacaaatgtcccaatctaggagcaacatctgcatcataatttagtacctcattttaatttttgtaatattgaatttttatatatcattatctttttgttacaacaaggttaacaacaaacatcactacaaatcattacaacataagcaaacttaaaacataacattttaactgattacaacaatcaaactgatgtaATCTCTTTCAAACATCATTTCgctagcatccttatcagtttttactcgcacccaaccaaatataCTATTGAGTGTCTCAATACTTCTTATTTTTTCCCCTTTTagtatttttccatctaaccaacgaaccagctctCTCTTTAGTTGATCGAAACTACAAATGTTCTAGAAGAGTATCAACATCCgaggtttgtctctcgaataaatcatttttccataacatcgacgaacaccaaacatgtttgcatTACGAAAAAATGAGACgtggaaaaatgaatcacacaacacctctatttattaaaaaaattgcACATTACACTAAGGCGTCAGATCAATTGACGCATCTTCTCAATTAGTGTACATGGACGTCAATTAGATTGACAACACCATGTGCtgtagccaattcaattggcgtcCCCTTTTAAATTTTAAGGATAGATGTCAATTGATCTGACGCCTATGTCTTACGTTTTTTTTAAACTGTGGTagattaatttttttttttaaaaactaagttattttgtgattttttttgaaaatatgaaatatttgagtaaaaaattcTAATATTTTAGTTTCACTAAATCAACAActtaaaataattaaattaaaaacaTCGGGTTCTACggaattaattaaaattaatttcTTGTAGGTGTAGAATGCCGGATGGATGATATCAAATCGTGATTGGAGATTTATGGTGTGGATCATATATGCCCCAACCATGGAAAATGTAAAGAAAGATGGAGCCCGAGATCAGAAGCATGATGAACTTGCTGAATCACTAAATGATCTCTTCAGTAGTGTCGCCACCATGATCAAATCGGAGCTTCAGGTGAAACCCCTCACGCTTTCTCCAATCCTCTCTAATATCCTACTTCTCATTAATTCTGCAGACACTTGGCGAATTGAAATGTACAATTGTTTTTATTGATCTATCTTGTTATAATTTGCAATGAATTTGTGTGTCAGGGGACTAATAATCATCTAGAGCTGGTGGAGAAAATGAATGCAAAGGTTGCCGACGAGTATAAAGGGTTTGGTGATTTGGCTTCAGGGTTAAGGGTGTTTGTGGAGCAATTGAAATGCAAAAGTGGTAGCTTTAACGAGTATGTTGAGCAGATTGATGCCATAGAAAATCAAGTGACTGAATTTGAAGCCGTGGTCTCTATGCTCGATAAATATGTGGCTCTGTTGGAATCAAAAGTCCAATCTCATTACCAAACCAAAAGTCCATCGTCCTAAATATGGGTAGGACAAATGAGAATAGTCTGCCCCATCATTCTAATTTACTTATTTTACTCTTGAACTTGTATCATTTTGCTATAGTCTATATAAAGTTTATTTGGATCCTCGAATTCCCTGTACCAGGTTTTAAAATAAAGGAATGCGACTGCGATCTTAACTGCAACAAATGGGCTTTTGTTCTAGCTAAAACCAGAACTTGATCTCAATTGAGGCTGCAATTGACCAGGTTTTTTGAAATATCAAGAATTGTGATGCAACTGCAACTATTATTGCAATCACTAATAAAACCCTAATAGAATATTTAATACGAATTGATATTTCCTACTAGAAAATTAATTCTGCATTGTCATTTAAATCTGAAAAGTTCAATTATCCTCTTGCATATCTTCTGAAGTAACCATGCATTTCTGTGAACTCTATTCACATGGCATAACATGATTGGTGGTCAAGAAATTACAATATAGATTATCATTCGATTTGGTCCATTTCCTGTCATATTATTTTCTTTTACCCCCAATCTTGCCCCTTAATCaatgtttaaaataaaaatgaatcGGGTTATAGGTTGGTTGATTTTGATTTATGTTGTATTGTAGTATAGAGGTGAATCAATTAGACATGGAGCAATTACCTGAAATATGGAGCAATTACACAATCTTTATTTACAGAGTATGAGCAATTACCTGATTTATGTTCTTTTGTCACTATCACCTTCACGACATTATTACATGGATAGTGCACCACTAATATCAATTATTGCTTTGCATCAATTATTGAATGGAATCTTTATATTGCTTGCCAGCTCTAtacttttgattttttttgttagACAGCAGTCAAATATTATTACTATTCATTCACATGTGAATCTCTCTTTTACTATATCCACTTCCAACCGTTCAAAAAAAGAGGTTCTATCCATTCTCATACGAGAGTCTTTGCTCATTTCCTTCAAACTTTTGCTAATACAACATGGCTGCAACTGTGATAGGAACTGCTTTCCTCTCTGCAACTGTTCAGACCTTAGTTGAGAAACTTGCTTCCAAAGAGTTTCGTGATTACATCATAAACACCAAGCTCGATGACTCACTCTTGAAACAGTTAGGACAAACACTACTCACTATTCAACCTGTGCTAGATGCTGCAGAGGAGAAGCAGATCAACACTCCTTCTGTCAAACAATGGCTTGATGGCTTGAAAGATGCTCTCTACGATGCTGAAGATTTGCTCAACCATATTAGCTATGACTCCCTTCGATGCCAGATGGAGAAC containing:
- the LOC127085680 gene encoding biogenesis of lysosome-related organelles complex 1 subunit 2, whose translation is MISNRDWRFMVWIIYAPTMENVKKDGARDQKHDELAESLNDLFSSVATMIKSELQGTNNHLELVEKMNAKVADEYKGFGDLASGLRVFVEQLKCKSGSFNEYVEQIDAIENQVTEFEAVVSMLDKYVALLESKVQSHYQTKSPSS